A portion of the Amia ocellicauda isolate fAmiCal2 chromosome 22, fAmiCal2.hap1, whole genome shotgun sequence genome contains these proteins:
- the tmem161a gene encoding transmembrane protein 161A — translation MALMGVQLVVSLLVASIMQRMAPHCSFARWLLCNGSLFRFKHPSEGELCALAGKQMPKNTRRDRRQNGASENKPLTVPKDIDLHLESAPINALDALVLRFFLEYQWLIDFALYSLGVYLFTEGYYCLVDASKEVNIGAIWCLLTILFTLRTLFTLMSHYFRSEEGGERSVCLAFGFLSLLVAMLVLVVREDYLEFGLEPGLASVFDNLEVFLKRQGWEWSIPVTRLTVKLGLAAICSFIGALLAFPGLRLAQTHLDALELNADRPMIQILLHTSFLSPVVVLLMWVKPIARDFLENAPMGKTSVTLMSSTTFSSVRLWTVVCLCVLRLALTRYHMQAYLNLAHKWVEQMKREAGRIAAIDIQRKVTRVFCYLTVVTLQYMGPTLLMLFSTLLLKSLGDFSWGLLPETPGVTPALVLPPTPAPVLPGLEEEEPEEFEEDIQATVARFSGALAALQAVFTPLFYRGLFAFLTWWVAACQVISSLFGIYFHQYLMQS, via the exons ATG GCTCTGATGGGTGTGCAGCTGGTGGTCAGTCTGCTGGTGGCCAGCATCATGCAGAGGATGGCCCCTCACTGCTCCTTCGCACGCTGGCTCCTCTGCAACGGCAG ccTCTTTCGGTTTAAACACCCCTCTGAGGGAGAGTTATGCGCCCTGGCAGGGAAACAGATGCCCAAGAACACCAGGAGAGACAG GAGACAGAATGGAGCATCGGAGAACAAGCCGCTCACCGTGCCCAAAGACATCGACCTGCACCTAGAGTCGGCGCCGATCAATGCCCTGGACGCCCTTG TGCTGCGTTTTTTCTTGGAGTACCAGTGGCTGATTGACTTCGCCCTGTACTCTCTGGGTGTCTACCTGTTCACAGAGGGCTACTACTGCCTGGTGGATGCCAGCAAGGAGGTCAACATCGGAGCCATCTGGTGCCTCCTGACCATCCTGTTCACACT GAGGACTCTGTTCACCCTGATGAGCCACTACTTCCGCTCGGAGGAGGGCGGCGAGCGCTCGGTGTGTCTGGCCTTCGGCTTCTTGTCTCTGCTGGTGGCCATGCTGGTGCTTGTGGTGCGAGAGGACTATCTGGAGTTCGGCCTGGAGCCCG GCTTGGCCAGCGTATTTGACAACCTGGAGGTTTTCCTCAAACGGCAGGGCTGGGAGTGGTC GATCCCCGTGACCAGACTGACTGTGAAGTTGGGCTTGGCGGCCATCTGCTCTTTCATCGGTGCCCTGCTCGCATTCCCTGGGCTCCGATTGGCCCAGACCCACCTGGACGCCCTGGAGCTGAACGCGGATCGGCCGATGATACA AATCCTCCTGCACACCAGCTTCCTGTCTCCGGTGGTGGTGCTGCTGATGTGGGTGAAGCCCATCGCGCGTGACTTCCTGGAGAACGCACCCATGGGCAAGACCTCCGTGACCCT aatGTCGAGCACCACGTTCAGCTCGGTGCGTCTGTGGACGgtggtgtgtctgtgcgtgCTGCGCCTGGCGCTCACACGCTACCACATGCAGGCCTACCTCAACCTGGCACACAAGTGGGTGGAGCAGATGAAGAGGGAGGCGGGGCGCATCGCCGCCATCGACATCCAGAGGAAG GTCACCCGTGTGTTTTGTTACCTGACCGTGGTCACCCTGCAGTACATGGGACCCACTCTGCTCATGCTGTTCTCCACCCTGCTCCTCAAATCCCTGG gtgacttcTCGTGGGGCCTGCTCCCGGAGACCCCCGGCGTGACCCCCGCCCTGGTGCTGCCGCCCACCCCTGCGCCCGTGCTGCCCggcctggaggaggaggagccggAGGAGTTCGAGGAAGACATCCAGGCCACGGTGGCGCGCTTCTCCGGGGCCCTGGCCGCGCTGCAGGCCGTCTTCACGCCCCTGTTCTACAGAGGGCTCTTCGCTTTTCTCACCTGGTGGGTGGCGGCCTGTCAGGTCATCAGCAGCCTGTTTGGGATTTATTTCCACCAGTACCTCATGCAGTCGTAA